A window of Tachyglossus aculeatus isolate mTacAcu1 chromosome 21, mTacAcu1.pri, whole genome shotgun sequence genomic DNA:
ACCCCCAAATTTTCATCCCGGGAGTCGCTTGCAACCCCAGAACTTTCATCCCGGGAGTTGTTTGCAGCCCCAGAATTTGCAGCCTCGAAATTTTCATGCCGAAATTTTGGAGGGTGGGGAgccttggggagggggcggttttttccccctgcccccccccccccaggaccaccctcctcccatcccctcccccgcaCTCACCATGATAGAGTAGACGAAAGCCACGATGTTGATGGGGTACGCGGGGCAGAAGCAGGAGAAGATGGTTAGTAATAGGTAGCTTGGGGGCCTGggcacctcctcttcttcctcctcctcctcctcctcctccccgccggccTCCGGGCTGCCCCCTCTGTGCCCGGGGGtctcgggggtcccgggggtcccaggGGTCCCGGGCCCCCGCCCTGGCACAGTTTTGAAGGCTGTCTTGGGGGTGAGTTTGGACATggcccgggaggggagggggctggagggagggcagagatgggcagaggagatgggcagagaggagagagagactggCACAGCCCAGGGCTCTGGGACCCCCGTGACCtcgccctctcccaccctcctcctcctctgcccccgtgggaaaaccagCCAAGAAAGTaggtgggtgggagagacagggacagaggcagaggaagggagagaggaggggagggggagggaggaaagaggggagggggtgaggaggggagagaggaaagaggggaggggatggagaggagagaggaatgaggggaggggaaagaggaaaggagggagagaggagaagaggggagggagagcttagatgcatgctctgcacacagtaagcgctcaataaataggactgagtgaatgaaaggaaagggagagcagagagaagaggggaggggagagagaggaggagggggagagagaggaaagaggagaggggaggggagaaagggaggggagggggcagaggcggggagagagaggaaagggaggggagagaggaggagaggagagagaaggaaggggagagaggaggggagagagagcttaggacagggctctgcacacagtaagtgctcaataaataagattgagtgaatgaatgaaaggaaagggagaggagggggagagaggggaaggggaggggagagagaagggaggggagagagagcttagtagagtgctctgcacacagtaagtgctcaataaataagattgaatgaaaggaaggggagaggaggggagagagagattagtagagtgctctgcacactgtaagtgctcaataaataagattgaatgaaaggaaagggagaggagaggagagaggaaagaggagaggagagagaagaggggagaaagggaggggagggggcagaggaggggagagaggaggagggggagagaggaaagaggagaggagagaggggagggaaggggagaaagggaggggagggggcagaggaggagggggagagagaggaaggggaggggaggaaagaggagaggagagagaagaggggaggggagaaagggaggggagggggcagaggaggagggggagagagaggaaagggaggggaggggagaaaggaaagaggagggagaggagagagaaggaaggggagaggaggggagagagcttagtacagggctctgcacacagtaagtgctcaataaataagattgaatgaatgagtgaaacgaaagggagaggagggggagggggagagaggggaaggggaggggggaggaaagaggagaggagagagaag
This region includes:
- the TMEM233 gene encoding transmembrane protein 233 produces the protein MSKLTPKTAFKTVPGRGPGTPGTPGTPETPGHRGGSPEAGGEEEEEEEEEEEVPRPPSYLLLTIFSCFCPAYPINIVAFVYSIMAQNSYNEGDVEGSRRLGQNAKWVAIAAIIIGLLLIAAYCMFHFSGWTTF